A genomic segment from Malus domestica chromosome 05, GDT2T_hap1 encodes:
- the LOC103434926 gene encoding pollen-specific leucine-rich repeat extensin-like protein 3: MQAYGCFLVSFFILALFSFSSSALTDAEASFLAHRQLVSLPEGGDIPDNYEFEVELDLKFPNTRLRRAYIGLQALKKAVYSDPLKTTENWVGENVCAYNGVFCAPALDDPELEVVAGIDINHADIAGHLPAELGLLTDMALFHINSNRFCGIIPKSFRRLTLLHEFDVSNNRFVGSFPDVVLEIPNLKYLDLRFNDFEGKLPPELFNKELDALFLNDNRFTSTIPENLGNSPVSVLVVANNQLEGCIPNSIGKMVKTLNEVVFSNNKFTGCLPPEIGQLANMTVFDISSNTFSGIMSKTFKGLEKVEELDIAHNMLTGFVPNSICTLPNLGNFTFSYNYFNGETQKCVPGSRKDVVFDDVSNCLPDRPEQKSAKECHVVVSKPVDCSKAKCGGGHGLLKPSQPLVEKPKTPEPEQPKQPPPQPKPQPPKPSPELVQTPHTPKPPKEEQPMEQPPKEEQPKEQPAKEEPPQVQPPRDEPPKVKPPKEELPKVQPPKEELPKEQPPKEELPQPPQVEAYAPEPILETSSPTPSPSPKDIGPKVPIFLPPIVDAPLPEPFGQRSVVPIRPHPPSVHSHPPAVVVQPPPIHLQPPPVHSPPPPVQSPPPPIHSHPPPVYSPPPPVHSPPPPVHSPPPPVHSLAPPVHSPPPPVHSPPPSEYSPPPPVHSPPPPVHSPPPPVHSPAPPVHSPPAPVYFPPPPVHSPPPPVHSPPPPVHSPPPPVHSPPPPVHSPPPPVHSPPPPVHSPPPPVHSPPPPVYSPPPPVHSPPPPVHSPPPPAPVHSPPPPIQSSPPPVPIHSSPPPVQSPPIQSPPPPSPSLSPPSPVSSPPSPVYDFALPPTIGFQYSSPPPPMFPGY, from the coding sequence ATGCAGGCCTATGGCTGCTTTCTAGTTAGCTTTTTTATTCTCGCTTTATTTTCCTTCTCCTCTTCTGCCCTAACCGATGCCGAAGCGTCCTTTCTTGCACATCGCCAACTCGTAAGCCTCCCAGAAGGTGGTGACATTCCTGACAACTATGAATTTGAGGTTGAGCTTGATCTGAAGTTTCCCAACACCAGGCTTCGACGCGCATACATTGGGCTTCAGGCTCTGAAAAAGGCCGTGTACTCGGACCCTCTCAAAACAACCGAGAACTGGGTTGGCGAGAATGTATGTGCTTACAACGGGGTCTTCTGCGCGCCGGCTCTTGATGATCCGGAACTTGAGGTGGTGGCAGGCATTGATATCAACCATGCAGACATCGCTGGACACCTTCCTGCGGAATTAGGGTTGTTGACGGACATGGCATTGTTCCATATCAACTCTAATAGGTTTTGTGGAATCATCCCCAAGAGCTTTAGAAGGCTAACTCTTCTCCACGAGTTCGATGTTAGCAATAACCGCTTTGTGGGATCGTTTCCCGACGTTGTCCTAGAAATTCCTAACCTCAAGTACCTCGACCTTAGGTTCAACGATTTCGAGGGGAAGCTACCTCCTGAGCTTTTCAACAAGGAACTTGATGCTTTGTTCTTGAATGATAACAGGTTCACATCCACCATTCCTGAAAATCTCGGCAACTCCCCCGTATCAGTTCTTGTCGTCGCCAACAACCAACTCGAGGGCTGCATCCCTAACAGCATTGGAAAAATGGTTAAAACTTTAAATGAGGTTGTATTCTCCAACAACAAGTTTACTGGATGTCTGCCTCCTGAAATCGGACAACTCGCAAACATGACGGTGTTCGATATTAGTTCAAACACATTCAGTGGGATTATGTCGAAAACTTTCAAGGGCTTGGAAAAGGTGGAGGAGCTGGATATCGCACATAACATGCTAACTGGGTTTGTTCCTAATAGTATATGTACGTTGCCAAACTTGGGAAACTTCACGTTCTCGTACAACTACTTCAATGGAGAGACCCAAAAATGCGTGCCAGGATCTCGGAAGgatgttgtgtttgatgatGTGAGCAATTGTTTACCAGACAGGCCTGAACAAAAGTCGGCAAAAGAATGTCATGTTGTGGTGAGCAAGCCAGTGGATTGCAGTAAGGCAAAGTGTGGCGGTGGACATGGGCTGTTGAAACCTTCTCAGCCTCTGGTTGAAAAGCCAAAGACACCAGAGCCAGAACAACCCAaacaaccaccaccacaacctAAGCCACAACCACCAAAACCATCACCTGAACTAGTTCAAACACCTCATACACCAAAACCACCCAAGGAGGAGCAACCCATGGAACAACCTCCCAAGGAAGAGCAACCCAAGGAACAACCTGCCAAAGAGGAGCCACCCCAGGTACAACCTCCTAGAGATGAGCCACCGAAGGTGAAACCTCCTAAAGAGGAGCTACCAAAGGTGCAACCTCCTAAAGAGGAGTTACCCAAAGAACAACCTCCAAAAGAGGAACTACCACAACCGCCTCAAGTAGAAGCATATGCTCCAGAGCCGATTTTAGAAACCTCATCACCtacaccatcaccatcacctaAAGACATAGGTCCCAAGGTTCCAATTTTCCTTCCACCAATTGTTGACGCTCCTCTACCAGAACCCTTTGGGCAAAGATCTGTCGTTCCAATCCGCCCTCACCCACCATCAGTTCACTCCCATCCACCAGCTGTAGTAGTGCAACCACCACCAATCCACTTGCAACCACCTCCGGTTCACTCTCCTCCACCACCAGTCCAATCACCCCCACCACCAATCCATTCTCATCCACCACCAGTGTACTCACCCCCACCACCTGTCCATTCTCCTCCACCCCCAGTGCACTCACCCCCACCACCCGTCCATTCACTTGCACCACCAGTACACTCACCCCCACCACCTGTCCATTCTCCTCCACCTTCAGAGTACTCACCCCCACCACCTGTCCATTCTCCTCCACCCCCAGTGCACTCACCCCCACCACCCGTCCATTCACCTGCACCACCAGTACACTCACCCCCAGCACCTGTCTACTTTCCTCCACCACCAGTCCACTCTCCTCCTCCACCGGTACACTCACCCCCACCACCAGTCCATTCGCCTCCACCACCAGTGCACTCACCCCCACCACCTGTCCACTCTCCTCCACCACCCGTTCACTCTCCTCCACCACCAGTCCATTCTCCTCCTCCACCTGTGCACTCACCCCCACCACCGGTCTACTCACCCCCACCACCTGTACACTCACCCCCACCACCAGTGCACTCGCCACCGCCACCAGCACCAGTCCACTCACCGCCACCTCCAATCCAATCATCACCACCACCGGTACCGATCCACTCATCGCCACCTCCAGTCCAATCACCTCCAATccaatcaccaccaccaccttctccATCTCTATCACCTCCTTCTCCCGTTTCCTCACCACCCTCTCCGGTATATGACTTCGCATTGCCACCTACCATCGGGTTCCAATactcatctccacctccaccaaTGTTCCCAGGCTACTAA
- the LOC103434925 gene encoding MACPF domain-containing protein CAD1 — protein MKDTDPSFPMESSAVAARSSSSAALTTTLSNSIQALGRGFDVTSDIRLLYCKGAPGSRLVILEEDQGKDLVLSDGVVVPNVPIDVECAPGKRSIDRIHVCSFHEMAEYFNKKSDVSGSIPLGSFNAMFNFTGSWQVDAAATKSLAMIGYFIPLYKVKLEKDNLVLHEEIKRAVPYSWDPAALASFIESYGTHIVISATIGGRDVFYIRQHKSSPLSAGDIENYVKDIGDHRFVDSKNQSNPGPLKYKDKDVTVIFRRRGGDDLEQSHSKWAETVQLAPDVINMTFTPIVSLLEGVPGIKHLSRAVELYLEYKPPIEDLQYFLDFQIAQVWAPEQNNLQRKEPVCSSLQFSLMGPKLYISPDQVTVGRKPVTGLRLNLEGSKQNRLAIHLQHLVSLPKILQPHWDVHMAIGAPKWQGPEEQDSRWFEPIKWKNFSHVSTAPIEHVETSIGDLSGVHIVTGAQLGVWDFGAKNVLHLKLLFSKVPGCTIRRSVWDHTPATPSSALKTDGSSSSHLNNRSSDDKKEKLAKLVDLTEMSKGPQDIPGHWLVTGAKLGVDKGKIVLRVKYSLLNY, from the exons ATGAAAGACACAGACCCTTCTTTTCCTATGGAATCCTCTGCTGTGGCGGCGAGAAGCTCCAGCTCTGCCGCGCTGACCACCACGCTCTCCAACTCAATCCAGGCTCTGGGTCGCGGTTTTGACGTCACTTCCGATATCAGGCTTCTCTACTGCAAAGGGGCACCCGGGTCGAGGCTCGTGATTCTGGAGGAGGATCAGGGGAAAGATCTTGTTCTTTCTGATGGGGTTGTTGTGCCGAATGTGCCCATTGATGTTGAGTGCGCGCCGGGGAAGAGGTCCATTGATAGAATTCACGTCTGCAGCTTCCACGAG ATGGCAGAATACTTCAACAAGAAATCAGATGTATCAGGAAGCATTCCTCTTGGAAGCTTCAATGCCATGTTCAATTTCACCGGTTCTTGGCAAGTTGATGCAGCAGCAACCAAATCCCTCGCCATGATTGGATACTTCATTCCCCTATACAAAGTTAAATTAGAAAAGGATAATTTAGTTTTGCATGAGGAAATCAAGCGTGCTGTTCCTTACTCATGGGATCCTGCAGCCTTAGCAAG TTTTATCGAGAGTTATGGTACCCATATCGTCATATCTGCAACTATTGGTGGAAGAGATGTATTCTATATCAGGCAGCACAAGTCATCTCCTTTGTCAGCGGGGGACATTGAGAATTATGTGAAAGACATTGGTGATCATAGGTTTGTGGACTCAAAAAACCAGTCAAATCCAGGCCCATTAAAGTACAAGGATAAG GATGTTACAGTCATATTCAGGAGAAGAGGGGGTGATGATCTTGAGCAGAGTCATTCCAAGTGGGCCGAAACTGTACAACTAGCACCAGATGTGATTAACATGACATTTACACCCATTGTTTCTTTGCTTGAAGGAGTGCCTGGAATAAAGCACTTGAGTCGTGCGGTTGAGTTATATTTAGAGT ACAAGCCACCAATCGAAGATCTGCAGTATTTCTTGGATTTTCAAATTGCTCAAGTTTGGGCCCCGGAGCAAAATaatctgcaaagaaaagaacctGTGTGTTCATCGCTTCAGTTCAGCTTGATGGGTCCGAAGCTTTACATCAGTCCAGATCAG GTAACAGTAGGCCGTAAGCCTGTCACAGGGCTTAGACTAAATCTAGAAGGCAGCAAACAGAACCGACTGGCTATACATTTGCAACATCTAGTGTCCCTTCCGAAAATTCTTCAACCCCATTGGGATGTGCACATGGCGATAGGTGCACCCAAGTGGCAAGGTCCTGAAGAGCAAGACAGCCGTTGGTTTGAGCCAATCAAGTGGAAGAACTTCTCCCATGTAAGCACTGCACCGATAGAGCATGTGGAAACCTCTATCGGTGACCTCTCTGGTGTTCACATTGTCACCGGGGCTCAGCTTGGTGTATGGGATTTTGGTGCCAAAAATGTATTGCACCTCAAACTCCTCTTCTCTAAAGTACCAGGCTGCACAATTAGGCGGTCTGTTTGGGATCACACCCCAGCCACCCCGTCTTCTGCACTGAAGACGGATGGTTCTTCTTCGTCACATTTAAACAACAGAAGCTCTgatgataaaaaggaaaaactaGCTAAACTAGTGGACTTGACGGAAATGTCAAAGGGGCCGCAAGATATACCAGGTCATTGGTTAGTCACCGGGGCTAAGCTTGGAGTCGACAAGGGAAAGATTGTATTGCGCGTAAAGTACTCGTTGCTGAACTACTGA